ctGTCATATTTGTCgcaagttttgtttttggagattTGGTCTCTGGCCCACCCCCCCTATGAATGGGACTCACTTCctcaggattttttttattttatctttttgaaaaGACAAATGTGGCATAATTACAGTGTGTTCAAttacattcaatatatatatatatatatatatattatattttttttgccttGACCTCCTGCAAAACAACTTTTCtaacctatatatatgtgtgtgtttgtttttttaatggccCTAGATGGATGCTCCCTCAAATCTAAATCCACCAGCACCAAATGGCCCTAATGACCCTTTAATTGTGGATGATGAACCCCTACCAAAAAAAGCTAGAGTTACTGAGAAACAGTCCACCAGAGAGCCATTTGATGTTTGGGAGCATTTTGTTATGTCAAAATGCAAATATTGTAAGAAGCAATACAATGCTGCAAGGAGGAATGAGACCTCATCCATGCGGGCTCATTTGCTAAAATGTAAGAAGATTCCATGTGTCATTGACCCAAGCCAAACCACTTTGAGTTTCCAAGCAAAAAAACCTGGTGGTGTTGAGGGAAAGTCTAGTAATGAGCTTGTTGTTGCTAAATTTTCTATTGAGAGAATTCAGATGGCTCTTGCGAGGATGATTATAGTGGATGAGCTACCTTTTAGATTTGTTGAGCATGATGGTTTTATATACTTTATGGGGGTGGTTGAGCCTAGGTTTCCTGTGCCTTCTCATCTCACGATGGCAAGGGATTGTATTAAACTTTGGTTTGGGGAAAGGGAGAAGTTGATAAGCTATTTGAAATTAGGCCAAAGGGTGTCTTTGACTACTGACACATGGTCTTCCATTCAAAACCTCAACTACATATGTCTCACTTGCCACTATATTGATGGTGATTGGACCTATCAataaaagattttgaatttttgtatagTTCCAAATCATAAAGGGGAGACAATTGGGAAAACTATTGAAAGGTGCTTGAATGATTGGGGTATCAAAACAGTGATAACTGTTACAGTTGATAGTGTTAAGTCCAATGATGTGGCTCTTGATTATTTGAAGAAGAAGTTGGAGATGAAGGATGGTTGTATGTTAGGAGGCCGGTTCTTGCACATGAGATGTGTTGCTCATATATTGAATCTCATTGTGCAAGAGGGATTGAAAGGCATTCATAACTCAATTGCTAAGGTGAGGAATGCAGTGCAATATGTTAAATTATCTCCAAAAAGGATGGATAGGTTCAAGGAAGCTGtagaggatgaaaaaaaatccaatctaAGATTTTGTTATCTCTTGATGTCCCTACTAGATGGAATTCCACATATCTTATGTCAGAGGCAGCCGAGAAGTTTGAAACAGCCTTTGATAGGATGCATGAAGAGGATGTGGAATTTAGTTCTTACTTTATGGAGGTAGATGGAAATGGGAAACAAAAGCACATAGGTCCTCCCAAGGGTGAGGATTGGGTGAATGTCagaatattttgtaattttctccGGCTTTTTTATGAGGTAACTCTACGTTTTTCTAGTTCTTTATTTGTCACTTCAAATACTTATTCTTGTGAGCTAGTGGGCATTCAAAATGAATTGCATAGATTGTGTGGCATTGATGGTGATCCTCTCTTAAAAGAAATGGCACAATCTATGAAGGAAAAATATGAGAAGTATTGGGGCGACATTGAAAATATGAATTTGATGATGTTTATTGTCGTGATTCTTGATCCAAGATATAAGatgaaatatttgaaatattgGTTTAATAAGTGGTATTCAAAAGAGAAGGCAGAGTTTGCTTTAAAATTGGTAAGGGATGTTTTAGATAAGTTGTATGCCCACTATGCAAAGGGTACTGAATTATCAAGTGCTAGTGGCAATGGGCAGACCACTAATGTTGGTTCTTCAATAGAATCAAGTGTTAGTTTTCCATATGATCCATGGAAGATTGCTTCACATGAGTACGATGAACACATAGCTACAGAAGACGATAGTGAATGCACTACTGAGGTGGACAAATATCTTAATGAAGCTagtgtaaaaaaataggaaggattttgatattttggcttGGTGGAAGGTGAATTCTACTAGATATGTAATCCTTTCCGAGGTAGCACGAGATGTCATGGCTATTCCTGTGTCCACCATTGCTTCTGAGTCAATCTTTAGCACTATATATGTAATCCTTTTAGGAGTTCATTAGCTCTTAAAACTGTGGAGGCCCTTATTTGTGCTCAAAATTGGTTTAAAAACTCATCTAAACCAATCAATCTTCGAGAAGCAATGAATGAAATGGAAAGTCTTGAGCAAGATGTTGAAGTGGGTAATTTTctaaaactatatatttgaattgtATATTAGTTTATTGTTCTTTGTTTATTAGTTTACTAACATTTTCTGTATTTATTTTCATAGAATTGATGAAATTGGTAACAGAGAAAGAAGATTAAGTGAAGACTTGGAGTGTGAGctacaaaatagaatttggaGGGGGAGAAGTATAGCATTGGATGGACAGAcctatttttttgttgtgttcatGTTCATTTAAACAATTTCTTGTTGGGTTTACAATTATTACTTGTTTTGGATTTGTAATTCCTTTCATGCTTTGCTTTAGACTTGTTTACATTATGGTTTTGataattgaaacttgaaattagTAGGCATGACTAGAATTGCTTTGAGTATGGGTAAATCCTTTTTGCTTTGTACCTGGTGTCTCACATAAACTCTTTACTTCATATTCTTGATCTAAAGTGAAGACCGAAGAGCATTAGATTTTGATAGTTAAAACATTTAAGTTTCTTGCCACTCTACCTATTCAAAGTACTTGACTTCATTACATGTTTAATGTATACCTGAGAATTTGAGATAGTGATATTACTGATACATTTTGAATTGTATGGTGATATATATGTTGAATTTTTATATAGCATGTGAATTTTTATACACCGTACCGaacatgtgaccgcaaaaatgaggtgcggtGCAGTTATGATTTTGGCTAAACCGCACCGCAAAGTGTAGTGCTAAAAATGGCCCAAAACTGCACCGCACCGCGAACAACCCTACCTGACACTTCCTGCAAACAAAGCAGCTCAGTATTGATTATAGCATTCACTAAGCGTTGAATAATTACATTTCAAACTCAAATGCCAAAAATCTTTCTACTACATATATTGACTACAATTTTGGACAAGTGTATACCTCGACTGCCAAAAGAGCATCCCAAAGCAAACTTAAACGATGCACAACCTACCTCGTCAAGACAGTCCCTATAGAGGGTCCTGCTCAATGTGGGTCCATATCTGGCATAAATTAAAGGTGATTAATGACTCATTAAGTGACTACTGGTCCATTAGGTCAAATGCAAAGCATAAACATTCTAATTCTCTTTTTAAGAAGCATGACACAAGAGGAAAATTCACATAATTGAGttcctactttttctttctttttctttaataaatttattttataagctTGAATTTCATTCAAGAGAGAGTGGCTATATACCTTACAAGCAGATTTAATGATCTACTAGACAAAGAAAAAAGTGTTGTTTGTGTTATAGTTTATTGGCaaatttaaaagaaagagaattgcATTAGGGTAAAGTGAAGCCATTTGTTTTGGATGTGTTTATGCCTGGTAGGTAAACAGAGTCATGGCATTACAATGGGCAGGGTGTCTAA
This genomic stretch from Castanea sativa cultivar Marrone di Chiusa Pesio chromosome 1, ASM4071231v1 harbors:
- the LOC142635396 gene encoding zinc finger BED domain-containing protein RICESLEEPER 1-like gives rise to the protein MDAPSNLNPPAPNGPNDPLIVDDEPLPKKARVTEKQSTREPFDVWEHFVMSKCKYCKKQYNAARRNETSSMRAHLLKCKKIPCVIDPSQTTLSFQAKKPGGVEGKSSNELVVAKFSIERIQMALARMIIVDELPFRFVEHDGFIYFMGVVEPRFPVPSHLTMARDFPNHKGETIGKTIERCLNDWGIKTVITVTVDSVKSNDVALDYLKKKLEMKDGCMLGGRFLHMRCVAHILNLIVQEGLKGIHNSIAKVRNAVQYVKLSPKRMDRWNSTYLMSEAAEKFETAFDRMHEEDVEFSSYFMEVDGNGKQKHIGPPKGEDWVNVRIFCNFLRLFYEVTLRFSSSLFVTSNTYSCELVGIQNELHRLCGIDGDPLLKEMAQSMKEKYEKYWGDIENMNLMMFIVVILDPRYKMKYLKYWFNKWYSKEKAEFALKLVRDVLDKLYAHYAKGTELSSASGNGQTTNVGSSIESSVSFPYDPWKIASHEYDEHIATEDDSECTTEVDKYLNEASVKK